Proteins encoded together in one Streptomyces sp. NBC_01216 window:
- a CDS encoding LCP family protein, translating into MTEQTSDGDIRGTGRRRKPPTRGRRVATVAAWGAAVLVLVGGSGLAYTYVKLNGNLRGVDINARLGTDRPEDVDDGSMDILVLGSDSRAGDNDAYGRDEGGARSDTAMVVHVYEGHRKASVVSIPRDTLIDRPRCTDSQGGTVAGRSRAMFNTAYEVGGPACAVKTVESMSGIRMDHYIEVDFTGFKKLIDKLGGVDVTTTAPIKDAKSHLDLPPGTHTLDGEQSLGLVRTRKSVGDGSDLGRIQLQQAFVKAFIAQVREVGVLGNPKKLLDLADTATKAITPDSELDSPAELLGFARGLGAIGAEDVRMVTMPVVYDPADPNRVVPLQAKADQVWKALAADLPIPASATEDTATGKAEGVIR; encoded by the coding sequence ATGACTGAGCAGACCAGCGACGGTGACATACGCGGGACCGGCCGCCGCCGCAAGCCACCCACCCGGGGCCGTCGCGTGGCGACCGTCGCCGCGTGGGGCGCGGCCGTGCTCGTCCTCGTGGGCGGCTCCGGGCTCGCCTACACGTACGTCAAGCTCAACGGCAATCTGCGGGGCGTCGACATCAACGCGCGGCTCGGCACCGACCGGCCCGAGGACGTCGACGACGGTTCCATGGACATCCTCGTCCTCGGTTCCGACTCCCGGGCCGGCGACAACGACGCCTACGGCCGGGACGAGGGCGGCGCGCGCTCCGACACGGCGATGGTCGTGCACGTCTACGAGGGCCATCGCAAGGCGAGCGTCGTCTCCATACCCCGTGACACCCTCATCGACCGCCCCCGGTGCACCGACTCCCAAGGCGGTACCGTCGCCGGCCGGAGCCGGGCGATGTTCAACACCGCGTACGAGGTCGGCGGCCCGGCCTGCGCCGTCAAGACCGTCGAGTCGATGTCCGGCATCCGTATGGACCACTACATCGAGGTCGACTTCACCGGCTTCAAGAAGCTGATCGACAAGCTCGGAGGGGTGGACGTCACCACCACGGCGCCCATCAAGGACGCCAAGAGCCACCTCGACCTCCCACCGGGCACCCATACCCTCGACGGGGAACAGTCCCTCGGCCTCGTGCGTACCCGCAAGAGCGTCGGGGACGGCAGCGACCTCGGCCGCATCCAGCTCCAGCAGGCGTTCGTCAAGGCATTCATCGCGCAGGTGAGGGAGGTCGGCGTGCTGGGCAACCCGAAGAAGCTCCTCGACCTCGCGGACACCGCCACCAAGGCCATCACGCCGGACTCCGAACTCGACTCGCCGGCCGAGCTGCTGGGCTTCGCGCGCGGCCTGGGTGCGATCGGCGCCGAGGACGTCCGGATGGTCACGATGCCGGTCGTGTACGACCCGGCCGACCCGAACCGGGTCGTGCCGCTCCAGGCCAAGGCCGACCAGGTCTGGAAGGCGCTCGCCGCCGACCTCCCGATCCCGGCCTCGGCGACCGAGGACACCGCCACCGGCAAGGCCGAGGGCGTCATCCGCTAG
- the prmC gene encoding peptide chain release factor N(5)-glutamine methyltransferase → MNLLLAEVAQATQRLADAGVPSPRFDAEELAAFVHGVKRGELHNVKDADFDARYWEAVARREAREPLQHITGRTFFRYLELQVGPGVFVPRPETESVVGWAIDAVRAMDVVEPLIVDLCTGSGAIALAMAQEVPRSRVHAVELSDDALVWTRKNAEGSRVTVHQGDALTALPELDGQVDLVISNPPYIPLTEWEYVAPEARDHDPEMALFSGEDGLDTIRGIERTAHRLLRPGGLVVIEHADTQGGQVPWIFNEEAGWADAADHPDLNNRPRFATARKATP, encoded by the coding sequence GTGAACCTGCTGCTTGCCGAGGTGGCCCAGGCCACCCAGCGGCTGGCCGACGCCGGCGTTCCCTCACCGCGTTTCGACGCGGAGGAGCTCGCCGCGTTCGTGCACGGCGTCAAGCGGGGGGAGCTGCACAACGTCAAGGACGCCGACTTCGACGCCCGCTACTGGGAGGCGGTGGCCCGCCGCGAGGCGCGCGAGCCGCTCCAGCACATCACCGGACGCACGTTCTTCCGCTACCTGGAGCTCCAGGTGGGGCCGGGGGTGTTCGTGCCCCGCCCGGAGACCGAGTCGGTCGTCGGCTGGGCCATAGACGCCGTCCGGGCGATGGACGTCGTCGAACCGCTCATCGTCGACCTGTGCACCGGCTCGGGCGCGATCGCGCTCGCCATGGCCCAGGAGGTGCCGCGCTCTCGCGTGCACGCCGTGGAGCTGTCCGACGACGCGCTGGTGTGGACCCGCAAGAACGCGGAGGGGTCCCGCGTCACCGTCCACCAGGGAGACGCGCTCACCGCGCTGCCCGAGCTCGACGGCCAGGTCGACCTGGTCATCTCCAACCCGCCGTACATCCCGCTCACCGAATGGGAGTACGTGGCGCCCGAGGCCCGCGACCACGACCCGGAGATGGCCCTCTTCTCCGGCGAGGACGGCCTCGACACCATCCGGGGGATCGAGCGCACCGCGCACCGGCTGCTGCGCCCGGGGGGTCTCGTCGTGATCGAGCACGCGGACACCCAGGGGGGCCAGGTGCCGTGGATCTTCAACGAGGAGGCCGGCTGGGCCGACG
- the thrB gene encoding homoserine kinase: protein MAGPAFRAAAVRVRVPATSANLGPGFDAFGLSLGLYDDVVVRVADSGLHIDIAGEGADTLPRDESHLLVRSLRTAFGLLGGQPRGLEVVCANRIPHGRGLGSSSAAICAGIVAARAVTIGGDVRLDETALLELATEIEGHPDNVAACLLGGFTLAWTESGAARAIRMDPSDSVVPVVFVPGKPVLTETARGLLPRTVPHVDAAANAGRAALLVEALTRRPELLLAATEDRLHQEYRAPAMPESVALVNRLRGDGVPAVISGAGPTVLALAERGTADKVARLAGEGWAANRLDLDASGASVLPLAP from the coding sequence ATGGCCGGTCCCGCGTTCCGCGCCGCCGCCGTAAGGGTGCGCGTTCCCGCCACCAGCGCCAACCTCGGCCCGGGCTTCGATGCCTTCGGCCTGTCGCTGGGTCTCTACGACGACGTCGTCGTCCGGGTCGCCGACTCCGGGCTGCACATCGACATCGCCGGAGAAGGCGCCGACACGCTCCCGCGCGACGAGAGCCACCTGCTCGTACGCTCCCTGCGTACGGCCTTCGGCCTGCTCGGCGGGCAGCCGCGCGGCCTCGAGGTCGTCTGCGCCAACCGCATCCCGCACGGACGGGGCCTCGGTTCCTCCTCGGCGGCCATCTGCGCCGGCATCGTCGCCGCCCGCGCCGTGACCATAGGCGGGGACGTCCGGCTCGACGAGACGGCCCTGCTGGAACTCGCCACCGAGATCGAGGGCCACCCCGACAACGTCGCCGCCTGCCTGCTCGGCGGTTTCACCCTCGCCTGGACCGAGTCCGGTGCCGCGCGAGCGATCAGGATGGATCCCTCCGATTCCGTCGTTCCGGTGGTTTTCGTCCCCGGGAAGCCCGTGCTGACCGAGACCGCGCGCGGGCTGCTGCCCCGCACCGTCCCGCACGTCGACGCCGCGGCCAACGCCGGGCGCGCCGCGCTCCTCGTGGAGGCGCTGACCCGCCGTCCCGAGCTGCTGCTCGCGGCCACCGAGGACCGGCTCCACCAGGAGTACCGGGCTCCCGCGATGCCGGAGAGCGTCGCGCTCGTGAACCGACTGCGGGGGGACGGCGTTCCCGCGGTCATCTCCGGCGCGGGCCCCACGGTGCTCGCGCTGGCCGAACGCGGGACGGCCGACAAGGTCGCCCGACTGGCGGGCGAGGGATGGGCCGCGAACCGGCTCGACCTCGACGCGTCCGGAGCGAGTGTTCTGCCGCTCGCTCCTTAG
- the rho gene encoding transcription termination factor Rho: MSDTTDLMGVTADNSVDATAPAAGAATGTTARRRRSGTGLEGMVLAELQQVASGLGIRGTARMRKSQLIEVIKEAQAGGSAPAKAAPADTAETKPKRRATSKARTGDAAAETAAPKAEKAEKAAAQQQIDIPGQPSPKLPASSEQGGAGDDQPTGERRRRRATAPAGAPEGDAKTETAQAAKGESRAETRPDTSGDAKAETAADNAEGRSRRDRRDRGDRGDRGDRQRDRRDRGRGDDQQGGGQGGQRQQRQGGQQGQQNGPQDDFDDEGGRRGRRGRYRDRRGRRGRDDFGNTEVQVNEDDVLIPVAGILDILDNYAFIRTSGYLPGPNDVYVSLAQVRKNGLRKGDHVTGAVRQPKEGERREKFNALVRLDSANGMAADSGRGRPEFNKLTPLYPQDRLRLETDPGVLTTRIIDLVSPIGKGQRGLIVAPPKTGKTMIMQAVANAITTNNPECHLMVVLVDERPEEVTDMQRSVKGEVISSTFDRPAEDHTTVAELAIERAKRLVELGHDVVVLLDSITRLGRAYNLAAPASGRILSGGVDSTALYPPKRFFGAARNIEDGGSLTILATALVDTGSRMDEVIFEEFKGTGNMELKLDRKLADKRIFPAVDVDASGTRKEEILLGSDELAVTWKLRRVLHALDQQQAIELLLDKMKQTKSNGEFLLQIQKTTPSAGNND, from the coding sequence GTGAGCGACACCACCGATCTGATGGGCGTGACTGCCGACAACAGTGTCGACGCCACCGCGCCCGCCGCAGGTGCTGCCACTGGCACCACCGCACGGCGCCGCCGCTCCGGCACCGGCCTCGAGGGCATGGTCCTGGCCGAGCTGCAGCAGGTCGCGTCCGGCCTCGGCATCAGGGGCACCGCGCGGATGCGCAAGAGCCAGCTGATCGAGGTCATCAAGGAGGCGCAGGCCGGAGGCTCCGCCCCCGCCAAGGCCGCCCCCGCCGACACGGCCGAGACCAAGCCGAAGCGCCGCGCCACCTCCAAGGCCCGTACGGGCGACGCGGCGGCCGAGACCGCCGCCCCCAAGGCGGAGAAGGCCGAGAAGGCCGCCGCCCAGCAGCAGATCGACATTCCCGGTCAGCCCTCCCCGAAGCTCCCGGCTTCGTCGGAGCAGGGCGGCGCCGGTGACGACCAGCCCACCGGCGAGCGCCGTCGCCGCCGCGCCACCGCCCCGGCCGGTGCGCCGGAGGGCGACGCCAAGACGGAGACCGCGCAGGCCGCCAAGGGCGAGTCCCGCGCCGAGACCCGGCCCGACACGTCCGGCGACGCCAAGGCCGAGACCGCCGCCGACAACGCCGAGGGCCGAAGCCGCCGTGACCGCCGTGACCGTGGTGACCGTGGTGACCGTGGTGACCGTCAGCGTGACCGCCGTGATCGCGGCCGGGGCGACGACCAGCAGGGTGGTGGCCAGGGCGGCCAGCGCCAGCAGCGTCAGGGCGGCCAGCAGGGCCAGCAGAACGGGCCCCAGGACGATTTCGACGACGAGGGCGGCCGTCGCGGCCGTCGCGGGCGCTACCGCGACCGCCGTGGCCGGCGTGGCCGTGACGACTTCGGCAACACCGAGGTCCAGGTCAACGAGGACGACGTCCTGATCCCCGTCGCGGGCATCCTCGACATCCTCGACAACTACGCGTTCATCCGGACGTCCGGCTACCTGCCCGGCCCGAACGACGTCTACGTCTCCCTCGCCCAGGTCCGCAAGAACGGCCTGCGCAAGGGTGACCACGTCACCGGCGCCGTGCGCCAGCCGAAGGAGGGCGAGCGTCGCGAGAAGTTCAACGCGCTGGTCCGCCTGGACTCCGCGAACGGCATGGCCGCCGACTCCGGCCGCGGCCGGCCGGAGTTCAACAAGCTGACCCCGCTCTACCCGCAGGACCGGCTCCGTCTGGAGACCGACCCGGGTGTGCTGACCACGCGGATCATCGACCTCGTGTCGCCGATCGGCAAGGGCCAGCGCGGCCTGATCGTGGCCCCGCCGAAGACCGGCAAGACCATGATCATGCAGGCGGTCGCCAACGCGATCACCACCAACAACCCCGAGTGCCACCTGATGGTCGTCCTGGTCGACGAGCGTCCGGAAGAGGTCACCGACATGCAGCGGTCGGTCAAGGGCGAGGTCATCTCCTCGACCTTCGACCGTCCGGCCGAGGACCACACCACCGTCGCCGAGCTGGCCATCGAGCGCGCCAAGCGTCTCGTCGAGCTGGGTCACGACGTGGTCGTCCTGCTCGACTCCATCACCCGCCTGGGCCGCGCGTACAACCTCGCCGCGCCCGCCTCCGGACGCATCCTGTCCGGTGGTGTCGACTCGACCGCGCTCTACCCGCCGAAGCGCTTCTTCGGTGCCGCGCGCAACATCGAGGACGGCGGCTCGCTGACCATCCTCGCCACCGCGCTGGTCGACACCGGCTCCCGCATGGACGAGGTGATCTTCGAGGAGTTCAAGGGCACCGGCAACATGGAGCTCAAGCTCGACCGGAAGCTCGCCGACAAGCGCATCTTCCCCGCGGTGGACGTCGACGCGTCCGGTACCCGCAAGGAGGAGATCCTCCTCGGCAGCGACGAGCTCGCCGTCACCTGGAAGCTGCGCCGTGTGCTGCACGCGCTCGACCAGCAGCAGGCGATCGAGCTGCTGCTCGACAAGATGAAGCAGACGAAGTCGAACGGCGAGTTCCTGCTGCAGATCCAGAAGACGACCCCGTCGGCCGGCAACAACGACTGA
- the rpmE gene encoding 50S ribosomal protein L31, with the protein MKREIHPQYVETQVSCTCGASFTTRSTLTEGAIRAEVCSECHPFYTGKQKILDTGGRVARFEARFGKAAATK; encoded by the coding sequence TTGAAGCGCGAGATCCACCCCCAGTACGTCGAGACCCAGGTCAGCTGCACCTGCGGCGCGTCGTTCACCACCCGTAGCACCCTCACCGAAGGCGCCATCCGCGCCGAGGTCTGCTCCGAGTGCCACCCGTTCTACACGGGCAAGCAGAAGATCCTCGACACCGGCGGCCGCGTCGCCCGCTTCGAGGCCCGCTTCGGCAAGGCTGCGGCCACGAAGTAG
- the prfA gene encoding peptide chain release factor 1, with protein MFEAVEDLVGEHADLEKKLADPSVHSDQANARKLNKRYAELTPIIGTYRAWKRAADDIETARELAADDPDFAAEVKELEKQREELTDKLRLLLVPRDPSDDKDVILEIKAGAGGDESALFAGDLLRMYLRYAERVGWKTEIIDSTESELGGYKDVQVAVKTKGGNGATEPGQGVWARLKYEGGVHRVQRVPATESAGRIHTSAAGVLVTPEAEEIDVEIHQNDLRIDVYRSSGPGGQSVNTTDSAVRITHLPTGIVASCQNEKSQLQNKEQALRILRSRLLAAAQEEAESKAADARRSQVRTVDRSEKIRTYNFPENRISDHRVGFKAYNLDQVLDGELDAMIQACVDADSAAKLAAA; from the coding sequence ATGTTCGAAGCGGTCGAGGACCTGGTCGGCGAGCACGCCGACCTCGAGAAGAAGCTCGCCGACCCTTCGGTCCACTCCGATCAGGCGAACGCGCGCAAGCTCAACAAGCGTTACGCGGAGCTGACCCCGATCATCGGCACGTACCGGGCGTGGAAGCGAGCGGCGGACGACATCGAGACGGCCAGGGAGCTGGCCGCCGACGACCCGGACTTCGCCGCCGAGGTCAAGGAGCTGGAGAAGCAGCGCGAGGAGCTCACCGACAAGCTGCGGCTGCTGCTCGTCCCCCGCGACCCCAGCGACGACAAGGACGTCATCCTGGAGATCAAGGCCGGCGCGGGCGGCGACGAGTCCGCGCTGTTCGCCGGCGACCTGCTCCGGATGTACCTGCGCTACGCCGAGCGCGTGGGCTGGAAGACCGAGATCATCGACTCCACCGAGTCCGAGCTCGGCGGCTACAAGGACGTCCAGGTCGCGGTGAAGACCAAGGGCGGCAACGGCGCGACCGAGCCCGGCCAGGGCGTCTGGGCGCGGCTGAAGTACGAGGGCGGGGTGCACCGTGTCCAGCGCGTGCCCGCCACCGAGTCGGCCGGCCGGATCCACACCTCCGCGGCCGGTGTCCTCGTGACCCCCGAGGCCGAGGAGATCGACGTCGAGATCCACCAGAACGACCTGCGGATCGACGTCTACCGCTCGTCCGGACCCGGCGGCCAGTCCGTCAACACGACCGACTCCGCGGTGCGCATCACGCACCTGCCGACCGGCATCGTCGCCTCCTGCCAGAACGAGAAGAGCCAGCTCCAGAACAAGGAGCAGGCCCTGCGCATCCTCCGTTCCCGGCTGCTCGCCGCGGCGCAGGAGGAGGCCGAGTCCAAGGCCGCGGACGCGCGCCGCAGCCAGGTCCGCACCGTCGACCGTTCCGAGAAGATCCGGACGTACAACTTCCCGGAGAACCGCATCTCGGACCACCGTGTCGGCTTCAAGGCGTACAACCTGGACCAGGTGCTCGACGGCGAACTGGACGCGATGATCCAGGCGTGCGTCGACGCCGACTCGGCCGCGAAGCTCGCCGCCGCCTGA
- the lysA gene encoding diaminopimelate decarboxylase → MSRSAHPAGPRHADVLPEGHYSAPPTDLNRLDPKVWARTVERNERGVVTVGGLTVTELAEEFGTPGYFLDESDFRARCRAWADAFGEDADVFYAGKAFLSRAVVRWLKEEGLNLDVCSGGELVTALDAGMPAERIAFHGNNKSPEEIERAVAAGVGRIVLDSFQEIVRVAHTAQALGRRQRVQIRVTVGVEAHTHEFIATAHEDQKFGIALAGGQAAEAVRRALKLDGLELIGIHSHIGSQIFDMAGFEVSARRVVQLLAEVRDEHGVELPEIDLGGGLGIAYTSEDDPREPHHIAKALTEIVTRECESAGLSTPRISVEPGRAIVGPTAFTLYEVGTVKPLEGLRTYVSVDGGMSDNIRTALYDAEYSVALVSRTSTAEPMLSRVVGKHCESGDIVVKDAFLPADLAPGDLIAVPATGAYCRSMASNYNHALRPPVVAVRDGEARVIVRRETEEDLLRLDVG, encoded by the coding sequence ATGAGCCGTTCCGCCCACCCCGCAGGGCCCCGCCACGCCGACGTCCTCCCCGAGGGGCACTACTCCGCGCCGCCCACCGACCTGAACCGACTGGACCCCAAGGTCTGGGCCCGGACGGTCGAACGGAACGAGCGGGGCGTCGTCACCGTCGGCGGACTGACGGTGACCGAACTCGCCGAGGAGTTCGGCACCCCGGGCTACTTCCTCGACGAGTCGGACTTCCGGGCCCGGTGCCGTGCCTGGGCCGACGCCTTCGGCGAGGACGCCGACGTCTTCTACGCCGGCAAGGCGTTCCTCTCCCGCGCCGTCGTCCGCTGGCTGAAGGAGGAGGGGCTGAACCTGGACGTCTGCTCCGGCGGGGAGCTGGTCACCGCCCTCGACGCGGGCATGCCCGCCGAGCGCATCGCCTTCCACGGCAACAACAAGTCCCCCGAGGAGATCGAGCGCGCCGTCGCCGCCGGTGTCGGCCGCATCGTCCTCGACTCCTTCCAGGAGATCGTCCGCGTCGCCCACACGGCTCAGGCCCTCGGCAGGCGGCAGCGCGTCCAGATCCGGGTCACGGTCGGCGTGGAGGCGCACACCCACGAGTTCATCGCCACCGCGCACGAGGACCAGAAGTTCGGTATCGCGCTCGCCGGCGGGCAGGCCGCGGAGGCGGTGCGCAGGGCGCTGAAGCTGGACGGGCTCGAGCTGATCGGCATCCACTCGCACATCGGCTCGCAGATCTTCGACATGGCCGGTTTCGAGGTCTCCGCCCGCCGTGTCGTCCAGTTGCTCGCCGAGGTGCGTGACGAGCACGGCGTCGAGCTCCCCGAGATCGACCTCGGCGGCGGACTCGGCATCGCCTACACCTCCGAGGACGACCCGCGCGAGCCGCACCACATCGCCAAGGCGCTCACCGAGATCGTGACGCGCGAGTGCGAGTCCGCCGGCCTGAGTACGCCGCGCATCTCCGTCGAGCCGGGGCGCGCCATCGTCGGCCCCACCGCCTTCACCCTGTACGAGGTCGGCACGGTCAAGCCCCTCGAAGGGCTGCGGACGTACGTCAGCGTCGACGGCGGCATGTCGGACAACATCCGCACCGCGCTGTACGACGCGGAGTACAGCGTCGCGCTCGTCTCGCGGACCAGCACGGCCGAGCCGATGCTCTCCCGGGTCGTCGGCAAGCACTGCGAGAGCGGTGACATCGTGGTCAAGGACGCGTTCCTGCCGGCCGACCTGGCGCCGGGCGACCTGATCGCCGTGCCGGCCACCGGCGCGTACTGCCGCTCCATGGCCAGCAACTACAACCACGCGCTCCGCCCACCCGTCGTCGCCGTCCGCGACGGCGAGGCCCGGGTGATCGTCCGGCGTGAGACGGAGGAAGATCTCCTGCGCCTCGATGTCGGGTGA
- a CDS encoding homoserine dehydrogenase: MRTRPLKVALLGCGVVGSEVARIMTTHAADLAARIGAPVELAGVAVRRPDKVREGIAPELITTDATALVKRGDIDVVVEVIGGVEPARSLITTAFEHGVSVVSANKALLAQDGASLYAAAERHGQDLYYEAAVAGAIPLIRPLRESLAGDKINRVMGIVNGTTNFILDKMDTSGAGYSEALDEATALGYAEADPTADVEGFDAAAKAAILAGIAFHTRVRLDDVYREGMTEVTAADFASAKRMGCTIKLLAICERSADGASVTARVHPAMIPLSHPLASVREAYNAVFVEAEAAGRLMFYGPGAGGSPTASAVLGDLVAVCRNKLNEANGPGESAYTQLPVSPMGEVVTRYHISLDVADKPGVLAQVATVFAEHGVSIDTVRQQGRPDGDIEASLVVVTHRAPDAALSGTVEALRQLDTVRGVASIMRVEGE; this comes from the coding sequence ATGCGTACGCGTCCGCTGAAGGTGGCGCTGCTGGGCTGTGGTGTGGTCGGCTCAGAGGTGGCGCGCATCATGACGACGCACGCCGCCGACCTCGCGGCGCGCATCGGCGCTCCGGTCGAGCTCGCCGGCGTGGCGGTCCGCCGCCCGGACAAGGTCCGCGAGGGCATCGCGCCCGAGCTCATCACCACCGACGCCACCGCCCTGGTCAAACGGGGTGACATCGACGTCGTCGTCGAGGTCATCGGCGGTGTCGAGCCGGCCCGCAGTCTGATCACCACCGCCTTCGAGCACGGCGTCTCGGTGGTCTCGGCCAACAAGGCGCTGCTCGCCCAGGACGGCGCGAGCCTCTACGCCGCCGCCGAGCGGCACGGCCAGGACCTCTACTACGAAGCCGCCGTCGCCGGCGCCATCCCCCTGATCCGGCCGCTGCGCGAGTCCCTCGCCGGCGACAAGATCAACCGTGTGATGGGCATCGTCAACGGCACGACGAACTTCATCCTCGACAAGATGGACACCTCCGGTGCCGGTTACTCCGAGGCGCTGGACGAGGCGACCGCCCTCGGGTACGCCGAGGCCGATCCGACGGCCGACGTCGAGGGCTTCGACGCCGCCGCCAAGGCCGCCATCCTGGCCGGTATCGCCTTCCATACCCGTGTGCGGCTCGACGACGTCTACCGCGAGGGCATGACCGAGGTCACCGCCGCGGACTTCGCCTCCGCCAAGCGCATGGGCTGCACCATCAAGCTCCTCGCCATCTGCGAGCGCTCCGCCGACGGCGCGTCCGTCACCGCCCGCGTCCACCCCGCGATGATCCCGCTCAGCCACCCGCTGGCCTCCGTCCGCGAGGCGTACAACGCGGTGTTCGTCGAGGCCGAGGCGGCCGGCCGGCTGATGTTCTACGGCCCCGGCGCCGGTGGTTCCCCGACGGCCTCGGCCGTGCTCGGCGACCTGGTCGCCGTGTGCCGCAACAAGCTCAACGAGGCCAACGGCCCCGGCGAGTCCGCGTACACCCAGCTGCCCGTGAGCCCCATGGGCGAGGTCGTGACGCGCTACCACATCAGCCTCGACGTGGCCGACAAGCCGGGCGTCCTCGCCCAGGTCGCGACGGTCTTCGCCGAGCACGGCGTATCCATCGACACGGTGCGCCAGCAAGGTCGGCCCGACGGAGACATCGAGGCCTCTCTCGTCGTCGTCACCCACCGCGCACCCGACGCCGCCCTCTCCGGGACCGTCGAGGCACTGCGCCAGCTCGACACCGTGCGCGGTGTCGCCAGCATCATGCGTGTTGAAGGGGAGTAA
- the thrC gene encoding threonine synthase: MTSKGTHQWRGIIEEYRDRLPVTEETPVVTLREGGTPLVPAQVLSERTGCEVHLKVEGANPTGSFKDRGMTMAITRAKEEGAQAVICASTGNTSASAAAYAVRAGMVSAVLVPQGKIALGKMGQALVHGAKILQVDGNFDDCLTLARSLSENYPVALVNSVNPVRIEGQKTAAFEIVDMLGDAPDIHVLPVGNAGNITAYWKGYTEYSRPGVAATSAADGTRRTLPALAGHRPRMWGFQASGSAPLVRGEVVKDPSTIATAIRIGNPASWEYAIAARDESGGFIDEVTDREILRAYRLLAAQEGVFVEPASAASVAGLLKAAEQGKVDPGQRIVCTVTGNGLKDPDWAVAGAPQPVTVPVDAAAAAERLGLA; encoded by the coding sequence ATGACCAGCAAGGGCACCCACCAGTGGCGCGGCATCATCGAGGAGTACCGGGACCGCCTTCCGGTCACGGAAGAGACGCCCGTCGTCACGCTCCGTGAGGGGGGTACGCCGCTCGTCCCCGCTCAGGTGCTCTCCGAGCGCACGGGATGCGAGGTGCACCTCAAGGTCGAGGGCGCCAACCCCACCGGGTCCTTCAAGGACCGCGGCATGACGATGGCCATCACCCGGGCGAAGGAGGAGGGGGCGCAGGCCGTCATCTGCGCCTCCACCGGCAACACCTCGGCGTCCGCGGCGGCTTACGCGGTGCGTGCCGGGATGGTGTCGGCCGTCCTCGTGCCGCAGGGCAAGATCGCGCTCGGCAAGATGGGCCAGGCCCTGGTGCACGGCGCGAAGATCCTCCAGGTCGACGGCAACTTCGACGACTGTCTGACGCTGGCCCGCAGCCTCTCCGAGAACTACCCGGTGGCGCTGGTCAATTCGGTCAACCCGGTGCGCATCGAGGGCCAGAAGACGGCCGCCTTCGAGATCGTGGACATGCTGGGCGACGCCCCCGACATCCACGTGCTGCCGGTCGGCAACGCCGGCAACATCACGGCCTACTGGAAGGGGTACACCGAGTACTCCCGTCCGGGTGTCGCGGCCACCTCCGCCGCGGACGGCACTCGCCGTACGCTGCCCGCTCTGGCGGGCCACCGGCCGCGCATGTGGGGCTTCCAGGCATCCGGCTCGGCGCCGCTGGTGCGGGGCGAGGTCGTCAAGGACCCCTCCACCATCGCGACCGCGATCCGCATCGGCAACCCCGCCTCCTGGGAGTACGCGATCGCGGCACGCGATGAGTCGGGCGGCTTCATCGACGAGGTGACGGACCGTGAGATCCTGCGCGCCTACCGCCTGTTGGCCGCTCAGGAGGGTGTCTTCGTCGAGCCCGCGTCGGCCGCTTCGGTGGCCGGCCTGCTGAAGGCGGCCGAGCAGGGCAAGGTCGACCCGGGACAGCGGATCGTCTGCACGGTCACCGGCAACGGCCTCAAGGACCCCGACTGGGCGGTCGCGGGGGCGCCTCAGCCGGTGACCGTCCCGGTGGACGCCGCCGCGGCGGCCGAGCGCCTCGGCCTCGCCTGA